The Acetivibrio saccincola genome window below encodes:
- the pseG gene encoding UDP-2,4-diacetamido-2,4,6-trideoxy-beta-L-altropyranose hydrolase — MNVGIRVDGSKNIGMGHIMRCISLARSFKDAGSNVFFISKYQQGIFAIEENGFNLKKLSYDEQKEQEPKEEFYYGNSLELEEESEEIIRLIEICKLDVLIIDSYNVTEKYFLKIKPYVKILVYIDDVNAFPYPVDVVINGNITGKYLDYKSYFKNQKFLLGPSYNLIRDEFKNISKRAVSKEVKKIMITTGGSDPFRTMELLIDIIRSDNSLDGIEIHGIIGVGFQNKQELKEKQRQYKNIVLHENVVKMSEIMLYCDIALSSCGSTLYELCACGTPVLGFVLADNQEFVAKKMDELGYIKFLGWYHQLKKENVNYTIKEIIHGFETREEMVKRQQGLVDGNGTKRVVNVIREMLF, encoded by the coding sequence ATGAATGTAGGAATAAGAGTGGATGGTAGTAAAAATATCGGAATGGGCCATATAATGCGTTGCATATCACTTGCAAGGAGTTTTAAAGATGCAGGAAGTAACGTATTTTTTATAAGCAAATACCAGCAAGGAATTTTTGCAATAGAGGAAAATGGATTTAATCTAAAGAAACTATCATATGATGAACAAAAAGAACAAGAACCTAAGGAAGAATTTTACTATGGGAATTCCTTGGAATTGGAAGAAGAATCAGAGGAAATAATCAGATTGATTGAAATTTGTAAACTAGATGTTTTAATTATAGACTCATATAATGTTACTGAAAAATATTTTTTGAAGATAAAACCGTATGTGAAAATATTGGTTTATATAGATGATGTAAATGCTTTTCCTTATCCTGTTGATGTGGTTATAAATGGTAATATTACTGGGAAGTATCTTGATTATAAATCTTATTTTAAAAATCAGAAGTTTTTGTTAGGTCCTTCTTATAATTTAATACGTGACGAATTTAAAAACATTTCTAAAAGGGCCGTATCTAAAGAAGTAAAAAAAATAATGATTACAACAGGTGGTTCAGATCCTTTTAGAACTATGGAGTTATTAATAGATATAATTAGAAGTGATAATTCACTAGATGGCATAGAGATTCATGGAATAATAGGAGTCGGATTTCAAAACAAACAAGAATTAAAAGAAAAACAAAGACAGTATAAAAACATTGTTCTCCATGAAAATGTCGTGAAGATGTCTGAAATAATGCTTTATTGTGATATAGCACTGTCTTCATGTGGAAGCACTTTATATGAGCTTTGTGCATGTGGAACTCCTGTTTTAGGTTTTGTTTTGGCAGATAACCAGGAATTTGTTGCAAAAAAGATGGACGAACTTGGATATATAAAATTTTTAGGTTGGTATCATCAGCTAAAAAAAGAAAATGTTAATTATACTATAAAAGAAATTATACATGGTTTTGAAACAAGGGAAGAGATGGTAAAAAGGCAACAAGGATTAGTAGATGGAAATGGAACTAAAAGAGTTGTAAATGTTATAAGAGAAATGTTATTTTAA